The genomic window TGAATACAAAAAAGGCGATGAAATTGCTGCTGTTGTATTACAAGTTGACGCTGAACGCGAACGTATTTCTTTGGGTATTAAACAGTTAGCGGAAGATCCATTTAATAACTATCTGTCTGCTCATAAGAAAGGTGTAATCGTTACCGGTAAAGTAGTTGCTGTTGATGCCAAAGGTGCAACGATTGAGTTGGCTGCGGGTGTTGAAGGCCACTTACGTGCATCAGAAGCTTCACGTGATCGTGTGGAAGATACGACTCAAGTATTGAACGTTGGTGATACAGTTGAAGCCAAATATACTGGCGTTGATCGTAAAAACCGTATCATTACCTTGTCTGTTCGTGCAAAAGATGAAGCAGATGAAAAAGATGCTATTGCTTCTGTAAACAAACAGGAAGATAGCAATTTTGCAAATAATGCTATGGCTGAAGCGTTCAAAGCAGCGAAAGGCGAATAAATTAAGTTAATCATAGGGCAACATTTTGTTGCCTCGTAACGGTAGTTTAGGGGGGAGGTACTATGACCAGGTCTGAATTAATTGAAAGACTTATTAACCAATTAGCTCATATACCAGCAAAACTTATTGAAGAAGCTGTGAAAGAAATGCTTGATCATATGGTAATAACACTTGCTAAGGGAGAGCGTATTGAGATCCGCGGATTCGGCAGTTTTTCTCTTCATTACCGTGCACCGCGCATCGGTCGTAATCCGAAAACGGGTGACAAAGTTGATTTGAAAGGAAAACATGTTCCTCACTTCAAGCCTGGTAAAGAATTACGTGATCGCGTTAATATTTATGCATAAAAATTAACAGATTTAATTTGTTTATTCTATTAAAATGGCGTCTTAATTAAGACGCCATTTTTATTGTCATAGTCGATTTTTCCCATACAAAATTTTCCATTATTAAAGCCCTCTCTTGATTGTTTCAAAGGCTTATTTTTTAATTTATTAAAAATAATAATAAAATTTTATAATCAAAAAATAAATTTTCTTCACAAAAACTAGTTGGGAATCATCTCGCAAAAAAATGAAAATAGTAAAAAAGAAATAAATATTTTTTCGGCTTTTCATGGGCAATGTCATTTATCTTTTTGAATTATATTAATAATATGACTAATTTCCTGATATTGATTTAGTCAGGAAAGCGCTACATGAAAAAAATGTTAGCTAATATAAATAGGGTTCAGATAAATATTAATTCAGCATCAGTAGCGGTTATATTAGGATTATTACCTTTACTCTTTTTAGCACAATTACCCAATAAATCACTCCAATTGTGCTTGTCTGTTATATTCTGTTTATTTTGGTTTATTCCATTCTATTTGACTAAATTTGTTGCTATTTTAGGTATAAGCTTTTTGTGGGGATGCTGGCAGGGATATTATTTATTAGAAAAAATGAAATTATTTAGCCAACAACAACAACGCTATGTAGCCGTTATTGAAGATAGTTTAGTGAATAAAGACAATCATAACCGCATAAAAGTAAGGTTGCTAATCAATAATAATAAACAATCATTTCCTATATTGTATGCTTATATTCAGTTTAAGCCTAACGCTCTGTCAAAAAATAATTTTTTTTGTGCCGGGCAAACACTCATTTTTTCTGGGCAATTAAAACCTGTTCATAGCTTATTAAATGAAGGTGGATTTGATTTTCAACGATATGCAATAAATCAACGTTTACTAGGTACGTTTAAAGTTCAAAACTTTACTATATTGAATAAACATTGTTCCTTAAGACAACAGATAATTGCAATGTCGGCTAATGTGATCAGTAAATATCATAATCAAGCAGTAATTTATGCCTTAATGTTTGGTGAACGCGGATTATTAGACTCGGTACTTAGGCAGCAATTACAACAAACAGGTATCGCGCATTTAATGGCTATCTCTGGTTTACATATTGGCATGGCTTACTTTTTTGGTTTTTGGCTATCTCGTTTAGTACAGTTTTTATTAC from Arsenophonus sp. aPb includes these protein-coding regions:
- the ihfB gene encoding integration host factor subunit beta, with protein sequence MTRSELIERLINQLAHIPAKLIEEAVKEMLDHMVITLAKGERIEIRGFGSFSLHYRAPRIGRNPKTGDKVDLKGKHVPHFKPGKELRDRVNIYA